gtggggggagggaccCATCAGTGATTGGGGTTTGGAGGCAGGAGTAGAGTGAAATGGGATTAACGCTGAAGCAGGGGGAGCGGTGGACTTCAGCACCCAAGGCAGGAGGCAGTCTGTGAAGTTACAAAGGTCTGGCAGGCTTCCCAGAGGGCCCTGACCCTCCTCTAGTTCAAGGAACTGAGGGCTGATATTGAATGGTCCACGGGGAAACCTGAGCCTGCAGATGCTGAAGAAGGTGAAGATAGATGGACGGCATCACAGTGCCAATATCAAGTTCTTGAGAGTGCCATTCTGGGCCAGTCTCTGGCACTGTCCCTGGGTTCTGAAGGCAGGCCTGTCAGAGCACAGAGCACACTGAATGCGATTCTACTTGGTGGGGAATCCAAGGATCCCCCCAGGGATCTTTTCGAGAAGCCGAGAAGTCAAAGAGGCCATCTTAGTGTCACCAGCAGGCCCTCACGATCCAAAGGAAGCCACCAAGAGGCGCGGTCCCTGGAGAAAGGCTCTCCCAGTATCAGGAATCTGAGACAAGTGGTCCCACCTGCCAGCACCTCCCTTTGTTTCATGATCCTGAAAGTAGAGAACACTGGGATCCAGGGACCCCCAGAGGACTGGGTGAGCAGAGGAGATGGAACTAGGGTCAGAGGCTAGGAGGGTTTTGGGGTGTAGGTGGTAGGTACCCGAAGGGTCTTACTTATCGCTTGACTTTGCGGCCAGCAGAGTTCCGTCCACTGCGACGGTAAAGGGACTTCTGGCTGCTGTTGAGCGGACAATACTTGAGCGTATGAGCCTGGTCCCCGGTGGCCCCGCACAAAGGACACACGTAGTGCCTGAGGATGGGGCACACCACCACACCCTCAGGGGTCTTCAGCTGGTGGGAGGCGTAGACATGGCGGGACTCTCCGTTGTGCTTGCAGAAGTTGCACAGGGCAGCCGGGTTTCCGGACAAGACCCCCAGGCCCTCCTCTCTCGTCTCCTCGGGCCTGGGGTTGAGTTTCTTGTCCCCCTCATCCCCCAGTCTCTGCCCCCAGCCTTGAATTAAACCCAGAAGCACCTGGCTCAGGTTAAAGTAGTCCCTCCACATATCAAAGGGTGGGAAGTCCATGACACCTCTCTGTGGCTGGTGGCTGTGGGCACTAGGGGGGGACTGGGGGGACAGGCCGTGAGGTCAGAGGGCAGGAGCGGCAGGAGCTCTGTGGAGCAGACAGGAGGCACACCCCCTTATAAATACTCCCCAGAGCCCACTCTGAGCAAAGGTGGAGCCTAGATTTAAAGAACCCACTTGCAGCCCAGGTCCTCGGTGGACTCCAGTCTCCCGGAGAGAACTGGAAGCAGCTATTTCCCAGGTTGCCCCTCCCCCAAGGCGCTCTGTGTTTTCTGGGAAGGACCTTCTAGTCCCTGGTCCTCAGGTTCCCTCCTGTTCAGTGCAGGGCTTCCCATGTGTCTGTTGATCTCCCTCAACttctacctttcctccctcccccctattccgctcctccctttctctctcacttccttcttcctccccacctcccctttgGGTCATCCGGAACCTTATGACTTGacctaatttgtttttgttttttgagactatgtagccctggcttgctctgtagaccaggctggcctcaaactcacagaacccagctgcctctgcctcccagatgctcagattaaagatgtgcccaccatgtccagcttacATATTTTTTCATTACGTTTATTTACATAATGGCGTGGGGCAGTGTGCCACAGCTTACCTGTGGAGTTTGGAAGACCTTACAGGAGGCAGGTCCTTCCTTCCCCCACGTGCATTCCAGGGACCAAGTTCAGGTTGTCGGGCACTTTgccagctaagccatctcactgccctGATGTGGGTTTGTTGTCTGGTgtagggtttgttgttgttgtttgtttttgttttttgaaacagtgttaTGTCTTGTTACATAGTCCATGACTCTGACTCTCCATCCTTCAATTACGGTACCTGGGAGCGGCCTTCGGCTGTGTTGTTTCAGTCCTGAGTGTGGGGAGACGACAAACACAGGGTTGGGTGTGAAGCTCAGGTGGGATGCCATATGAGCCTGGTACCATATACCCATCATGTCATCCCCACACTTGAGAGGAtcggaagttcaaggccaacctcagctacCTGTAGCCAGTGAATTTGATTCAATAGGGGacggagatggctcagcagttaagagttttACGATCTGGCATATGATCCAAGTTAAGGCCAGTTGGCACACTACCGCCTGTAACCTCAGCCCCAGGGGACTGAGACGCCTCTGACCAATATGGGCACCTTTATTAAAAGTAATAAAggaggctggagaagtggctgagCTGTGAAGAACACTTGCAGTTCTTACAGAGGAActaggttcggttcccagcacctactctgggcagctcacaaccgtctataactcccacttcaggggatccagtgccctcttctggcctctctgggaaCCTGTATATATGTGGTGCACAGAAATCAAGAAGGCACACATAaacaattcacacacacacacacacacacacacacatacacacacacacactacccgcacacatgttttaaaaaattagaaatagtcatctaaagaaaaaactaaacaaactaaTGAACAAAGCCCCACACTCCGGGATGCATTCAAATCCCAAGCATTCCCTtttgaaattgttttttgttttttgagctgtagcctgggctggcctcgaactcctgcctcactttttgtttgttttttgagacagggtttctctgtgtagccttggctctcctgaatgcgatttgtagaccaggctggcctcgaactcacagagatctgcctgctctgcctccctcagtagtgctgggattacaggcatgtgccacttctAAAGACCTCACGTCTAACTGCTGGAGTAGGCGTGAGTCACCAGGcttatggacttttttttttttttgcttatatgtgtgtgtatgttatatatgtttttgtattgcatatgtttgtatatgtttgtgttgtatatgtgtgttgatATGTGTCTGTGTTGTTCGTGTGTCTatattgtttatgtgtgtgtgtcggtATGTGTGTTGATGTGAGTCTGTGATGTGTGTGTTGATATCTGTatgttgtatatgtatgtgctgatatgtgtgtctgtgttgtgtatgtgtgtgtgttgatgtgtgtctgtgtggtatgtgtggtgcCCATACTGCAGCATGCAGTGGTCAGAGGGTAGCTGTCAGACATCAATTCtatccttccaccatgtgggtcctgaggttGACCTCAGGTTGTCCGGCCAGAAAGCAAGGGCCTTTCCCctctgagccagccagccagccagcccagccttaATTGTTACAACAGCCCTTAGGATGAGGCACACACTGCGACACAGTTACCTACATAAACTGATTCAACCCTCACACGTCCGTGAGGGGAATACAGCTATGATCCTGTGTTACAGATGAGCAACCGAGGCTCAGAGTGGGAAGTTCATGGGTCGGGCGTCACACAGCACGCAGGTCAGGGAACTGGGCTGGAAACCAGCACGAACCGTAAGGTGCCCGGGGCCTTTGAAGGCCATCATCAGGTGTGGAGGCGAGGATTCTATTCCTTTCTTGTCACAGAGAATATGAGGCTCAGAGACAAGAAGGCGCACACCCAAGATCACAGACGGGGGATGGTGTGTACATGACTTTTTGTTCCCACTCCCACTCCCCACTCCCAGATAAGgcccaaacccagggccttgagcttgttagctaggcaaacactctgagCTAAAACCAGCTCTCGGTGTGTTTATTTTGGGGGTGAGGTCTcacgtagcctaggctggcctcgaactctctgtgtagctgaggagtgccttcaacttctgatcctcttgcttgtACTCACCAAGTACTGGGCTTATAGGTGCGCACCGCCACGCAGAGTTTTTGTGCGTGCGAGGTTAGTATTCTAACAGCTGAGCCAAATGACCAGCTCCCTTTATGGGTCATTTTAGGGTGACCTCAGCACCGGCTCAGCGCAGCCTCAGCCACTGCGTTTGTAAAGCTGCAGCCTTGCCTAAGAAGACGCGCTCACCAAGAGTGGACTGTGATACCTCACGTGGTAGCAAATGCCTGTCACCCCAGAACTGGACAGTAGAGGCTGGAGGACCATagggagttccaagccagcctgggctccgaGACCCTGTATCAAGAGAACAAGCagctgggcagtagtggtgcactCCCTAAATCCCATCACGCAGGAGGCAGatgctggtggatctctgagtttggaggCCAGAACTACTGAGTttcgggacagccagggccacacagagagaaactgtctcaaaaacaccaaaagCCAAGACGCTGTTGTGGGCTGTGGCTCCCTCGTACAGAAGGGCAGAGGGAGACTCCAGAGAGCCTGAGGATGAGCTCTGTGGGTGGTGGAGGTGAGGTGGGACCCAAAGCCACAGTAACCTGTCCCAGATCCAGGCACTCTCCAGTCTCATGAACCAGCACAGAAAGTGTAGTCAAGGGAGAAGAACAAGGAGGTGccataatcccagcagaggcagaaggattgctgcaagttcaaagccagcctaggctgcagGGTGAGGTTTATCACAAAAGAAGTCAAGGTAACCGGGGGGAGTTGGGGGAGGCTTGCCCACTGTACACTGGGCACGCTGAGGTGTGAGGACATGTGTGAGGACATGTGTGAGGCACTGGTTTTTCACGCAGAATCAATCAGGGACAACCTTCCAGGCCGAGGAGACACACTGGCTTAGGTATGGAAGAGCCAGGCTTCTGATGGGGAGCCCAGAACAGGCACCAGGTCTCTGCGCTAAGCAGAGGTGGGGCAGGGTGGCTGAAGTCTGTAAGTCCAGTAtgtagaggctgaggcaggagggtcgtGAGTTCTAATCCATGTTGGAGacgcaggtgaatctctgtgacttTAAAACCAGGCGGGTCTACAAGGTATTAGGTCAGGTGAgggtctcaaaaaggaaaaaaatatagccACAGTGGTGATTTTTAGGGGGATGCTGAGCCTCCTGTGCACTGCAGCACCTGAGCGTGACAGTGCTCGCTGTAATTGTGGGTCTGAGAGCCAcagtgcctgcctgcctcccttctTTATTTTCCCTTGTTTCATATCTCATATTGTTACTTAGCTGGGGCTGCTCTTCCTCCCAGGCCTCTGtttgtggtttattttatttacttatttatttttttgtatgtttgcagACACCCCCTTAGATAAGCCTGCTCTGTGGGTGGTATAGACCGGGTTGGGGAACAACCCGGAGGTGAAATTGATGAGAAACTGCCCAGCCTGGTGTTTACCGTGTGGGGTTACTGCCCACGCCCTGGCCCTGCAGGGCCCCACAGCTCTGTTTACTTCTGAGTTTCCTCTTCAGCCtgaccccctcccctcccacctctgGCTAGAAAACAGATCAACTGGGGTTTCGGACAGGTGGATGGGGCCAAGGATTACAgcccttcagaaaggcaaacactaAGGAAAAATTAGGAGAATTACCCCCACTTTCCAGATGGAGATTCTGAGGCCCATGTTCCACAGAATCATCAAGCCACAACTACagcttattaatttattttaattagtcttttattttttttaaaggctgggtctcactatatagcccaggctggccttaatcagtgatcctcctgcctcagtttcccaagctcctagactacaggtgtgcaccattataTCCAGCTATatggttctttttaaaaatgttaaggcCAGCAAAATGGTTTCGTGGCTGAAGACTTTGGCCACCAAGCCGGCCACCTGAGGGTGATCCCCAGGATCCACACGGTGGAAGTGGAGAACCAATTCCTGGAattggtcctctgacctccatgcggggcatataaatacataagtagATGAGATCTTAAGTCTTGGAAAAAGTTCTGTTAAACCAGATTCTGTGGTGCACATTAGTCATTCCAGTGTGCAAAGTGGGGAGAcagaagttcaagggcatcctcagCTACTTAATGACCCTCCTCCGGGTTACAGGTGATTCTGTCTCAGATGGAAAAGACAGAGTTGACTAGGTGAGGAGTGAGCACCGTTGGTGGAGGGCTGACTGCCTAGGATGAAGGAAGACCAGGGTACTGGCGGCAGTGCTTTGAGTAAGACGGGCTCCCACAGGCTTATTGATGTTttgtcatcagggagtggcattgtcttagtcactgctctaTTGCTCTAAAGAGACACGGTGACCAAGACAGCACTTATGAAAGAACGCATTGGATTGGGGGctggctggcttatagtttcagaggtttagttcattgtcatcatggtgagGAGCGTGTCACCGTGAGTttgtccctgtttttttttttttttttttttttgtgtgtgtgtgtgtgtgtgtgtgtgtgtgtttgagctcAGTGGCACAGAAACTGCTTAGCCTTCAGAGACACCGGATTTGATCCCCAGCTAAGGCAAGACAGAGAAATACTTGACTAGTCTTTCCAGCTTCCCGTCCCCACAGCTTCAGCTCTTAACAGCTGAACGGTGTATCACTGCGCTAGCCTCTGGGAGTCTGTCAACACTGCCCGTTGCCTgctcccttttcctctttcctttggtACAAAGACAagatagaccaggctagcctccacctcacagaggtctacctgcctctgcctcctgactgaaGGTGCTGAAATTAGAGTTGTGTCCTACCACACCCAACTACATTTAACTTTTCAAAAAgtactattttatgtgtatgtgtgagttccttcatgtatgtctgtgtatcacttgTTCCTGGGGTCGGAAGGAGGCCATCGGATGCCTGGATcgagagttacaggtggttgtgagccgacacgtggatgctgggaatggaacctgggtcctctctgAGAGcatccgagcca
This is a stretch of genomic DNA from Meriones unguiculatus strain TT.TT164.6M chromosome 1, Bangor_MerUng_6.1, whole genome shotgun sequence. It encodes these proteins:
- the Nanos2 gene encoding nanos homolog 2 — its product is MDFPPFDMWRDYFNLSQVLLGLIQGWGQRLGDEGDKKLNPRPEETREEGLGVLSGNPAALCNFCKHNGESRHVYASHQLKTPEGVVVCPILRHYVCPLCGATGDQAHTLKYCPLNSSQKSLYRRSGRNSAGRKVKR